The region CACAGGGCGCGGGGGTCGACGACCTGGTCAACGGCGCAGCAGTTGTCGAGGCTGCTGGCGACGAGGTGCCGGATCCAGCGGATGTTCCAGGACGCGGGGTAGGCGTTGGCGATGAAGGCCACGATCAGCGCGAGGGGGGCCGCTAGCACGCCGGGCAGGATGCGGCCCAAGACGGCCCCGGCGAGCGTGTTCGCGATGAGGATGGCAGTGGAGACGGCGAGGATGCCCAGGTCCGGGATGCCGAAGCCGAGGTCGGCGGCGGCCGCGGCAGTGGCGAACGCGACAAGGAGGGCGAGCAGGCCCATTACGACGACCGGGGCGAGGGCGGGAAAAGTGATGGCGAGCGGGGAGCGGACCGGACCCTGGTCGAAAACGCGTCCCCGGTGGAGGCGGGCGCCCTCCCACGCCCCGGCAGCCGCGCACGCGGCGGCGATGAAGGGCTGGGCGAACGTCGCGGTGCCGGTGGCGGATAGCCAGTACAGCGGCGTCACCCAGGTGGTGAGGTCGTCACCCAGGGCCGTGACCACGAACAGGGCAAGCAGGGGCAGCAGCCAGGTGGCCGAGGAGGACCGAATGATGGTGCGCAGCAGCATCTCAGACCTCCTTACCGACGAGACGGGCGTAGGCGCTCTCCGCGTGCGCGCGGGGTGATTCCCCGTGGTCGGCGAGCTTGTGGAACTGGGCGGTCGTTCCCTGGAAACGGACGGTCCCCTCGTCCAGGACGACGACCTGGCTGTAGAGGTCGAAGAGGTCTTCGGTCTGGTGGGTGGAGACCAGGACCTGGACGTCCCCGGTGAGTTCCTCGACGAGCCGGCGGAACACGGACCTCTGCTGCGGGTCGAGGCCAGCGGTCGGCTCGTCCATGAGGATCAGTTCGCTGCGGTGCGTTAGGGCGCCCGCGATGCCCATGCGGCGGAGCTGGCCCCCGGAGACCTGGTGACTCTTGCGGTCGGCGAGCTTGCCCAGCAGCACCCGGTCAAGAGCACGCTCGGACGCCTGCCAGGCGGCGCTGCGGGACATCCCCTTGAGCCAGCCCGCGTAGGCGACCTGCTCCCGGACAGTGAGGCCGGGCATCGGCGTCACCTGCTGGGGAATCCAGGCGACCTGGCGGCGGAAGGCGCCCCTCTCGCGGCGCTTCGCGGGATCGAGGTCCTTGAAGGACAGTCTGCCCGCATTGGGATGCAGCTGCGATGAGGCAAGCGCCATGAGCGTCGACTTGCCGGCGCCATTGGGTCCCAGGAGGACCGTCGCGGGGCTGTCCAGGTGAAGGTCGAACCCGTCGAACACGTCGTTCCTCCGGGTGTACCGGAAGGTTACGCCGTCGAATACCAGAGCCATGAGGTTGCGCAATCCGCCGCCTGATCTACGGGCGGCTGGTAGTGGTCCACTGGAGCGTGTACCGCCTCAAGAGCCCGGGAAGACGAACGTTGAGGCGGCGGTCACGCGATGTGTATCAGTACTGGGTGTAGACGTCCTGCACCGTCAGGTATTGGCCGTACAGCAGGCCCGAGAGCGCGAAGTAGTACTTCGCTGCTGCCTTGTCGCCCCAGTAGGTGTGGTTGCAGTAATTCGTCCGAGTTCCCTGCGACTCGTCCGGGCCGAAGGTGTCCTTCCACAGCTTCAGCGAGGCGTTGCTGAAGCCACTGCCGCTGTCGGTGGAGCAGCCTCCGAAGCCAACAGAGGTTTGGGCGCCATCGGAGTTGCGGTCATCCCAGCGGCGCGATTCGAACGTTCGAACGCAGGGCAAAGTGCCCATCAACTCGAGGGACGGCCAAGCGGTTTCAAGTCGTTTGACTAGGCGCAACCGGGATGGTTGTGGCAGTACGTCCCGAGGGAGCACCCCTGCCACAGGGAGCCAGGAAGAAGGCTCTCCTGCGGTCGCCCTATGCTTCCCTCACCCCAGGGCGGTTCACCGTGCATGGCCCGATCCATCGTCTGCCTCGCGCGGTCGACCATCGAAGAATGGCCGGAAGGTAATGCCTGCGAGGATGGCCAGTGCCCGGCTGTCGCGCCCTATCCGCCATAGCGGAAGCGGGCGCGGGCGGCCGTCGGGTTACGGCGTGGGAGGAAGAAGCGAAATGTCGCAGGCCACGGCGAGCGAGTTGGACGAGCGGGTGCTGGGACGCAGGTGGACGGTGCGCCTGGACGCTGCCGACCGTGGCAGTGCGGCGGTGCGCGCCTCGTGCACCCGTCCCCCTGTACCGAACAGCGTCTGCCGTCCGCAGCCGCCGGACGTTCGGCCGCGGTCGACCACCTCAAGTCCCACCTCAAGGCCCACCTGTGGGCGGCCTGCGGGCCGCGGGCCGACGCGTACTGCGCGTGCAGGACCGATAACTGCCGCACGCACATCCGTCCCGACGAACGCCAAGAGCGTGCCCAGCCCTGGCGGTGCGGCGGCGCGGTCATCCTGGCCGTGGTCACCGACCGGGAAGGCCGCTGGTGGCAGGCCCTGGAGTGCTGCTCACGCTGCGCGGCCGCCGCGCCCGGTGCGAAGGTCGTCACCCCCACCCCGGTCCCGGCCCCGGCAGTCGACACTCCCGCCCCCGCCGACCGGCCGTCGACCGCTCCTGCGCCCGGCACGCAGTTCTCCGACGGTCCGTCGACGGTGACCGGCCCTGACGAGGTGCCGGCGCCGCTCCGCGCCGGTACGGCGCCGCCACCCTTACGGGAAGATCGCGCAGCGGGTCATCCCGCATGACCTGCGGCCCATTGTTCGCGCGATGAGCTCGTCGAACTCGGCGATCGCTTCCGCGCCCAGCAGCAGCGCACCGAACCCGACCTGGGTCGAGAAGCTGACCGGCTGCGGCTGGCTGGGCATCCCCGGCACAGCCGGCGACCTCCTCGCCTCCAGGCCGGAGAACGCCACCCAGATCACCGTCCCCTCCCTCGCGCCGCGCGAGGACGGGACAGGCCCCTTCACGTTCGGCAAGAAGATGCGGCCCAAGCTCTCCGGCTGGGCTCAGAAGGTCATCTCGGACATCTCCGCAAGGCCAAAGCCACCTCCTCAGCCCGCCTGCTCGCCCTGACACTGGCCACTCAGAGCTCGGCATCGGGACGCCTGGGCCCCGACGGCAAGGGCATCAGCCTGAACCGCTCTTGCCGCCATGGTCCCGGCCGGCGCCGGCGAACTGGAGCGCCTGGCCGACGAGCTGACCGCAGCGGACTGGCTCACCGACGCCCATTACACGTCGCGGTGCCGCACGACGAGCACCGCGAGGACGACCGCGATCAGCGGCCAAAGCGCGTACACGGCCCACGAGCCGGGGACGGTGGCGCTGTAGGCGAGCGAGTGGGGGTCCGGCGCCCAGTTCTGGACCAGTCGCTTCCATGCCGTGACCGGCATCGCGTGGCTCACCGCGGCGGACCAGCGTGCGCTCTGCGAGAAGATCGGCGGCAGCATCACCAGGGTGAAGGCGCTGGTGACCATGGTGGTGGCGCTGTGCCTGATCAGAGCGCCTAAGCCGAGGCCGATCAGTGCGCAGACTGGGGCCAGCAGGGAGGATGCCACCAACGCCCGGAGTACACCTGGGTGGGTGAGCGGAACCCCGGCCTGCTGTCCGTTCAGGATGGCTTGGGAGACCAGGAAGCAACCGGTGGAGATGACCGTACCGACCGCGGTCCAGAGCGCGGCGGTGACGACCGCCTTGGCCAACACCACCGCACCACGCGCGGGGACGGCCACGGTGGTGGTGCGTATCAGGCCGCTGCTGTACTCGCTCACGACGGTGAGGGCACCGACGCTGCCGGCGACGAGCATCAGCGTCATGTAGCCGGCCGCAGGGAACGCGTCGAACACGAGGAATCCCTGATCAGCCCTTGCTGCCGGGCTCATCGTCCGAAGTCTGTTGATCTCCGTCAGTGCCGCTACAGCGGCGGACCCGATGACAAACAGGGTGGTGAGTGCGAGGGTCCACGGGGTGGAGCGCAGCGACCGTATCTTGATCCATTCGGAGACGAGCAGGTTGCGGAACAGGACGGCCGGCTCGGCGACAGTCACGGCCGAAATGGTCGGGGTGGCCGAGGAGAGTGTGGTCATCGGGGTTGTCCTGCCTGGTATTCGACGCTGTCGACGGTGAGTTCCATGAAGGCCTCCTCCAGTGAGGCGGTTCGGGTGGTCAGCTCGTTCAGCAGGATCCGGTTCTCGAAGGCGAGCGCTGCGATCCGGTCCGCCGATAGCCCGGTCACGGCAAGCTTCTGGGCGTCCGCCGACCCCTCCGGCTCGACCGACGCCCCCGCGGCGGTCAGCACCGCCGTCAGCTCGGAGGCCTGCCGCGTGCCCACCACGACGCCAAGGCGGGTGCTGCGTGCAGCGAAGTCCCGTACCGACTCGGCGGCGATGAGCTGGCCCCGACCGATTACGACGAGCTGGTCGGCGGTGTTCTCCATCTCCGACATCAGGTGGCTGGAGAGGAAGACCGTACGCCCCTCGGCCGCCAGGCGCCGGAAGAGGCGGCGCATCCAGAGCACGCCTTCCGGGTCCATGCCGTTGACCGGCTCGTCGAACATCAGCACCGGCGGGTCGCCGAGCAGCGCGGTGGCGATCCCGAGCCGCTGCTTCATGCCGAGCGAGAAGCCGCCGAGGCGGCGGGGCCCGGCCTCGGCCAGGCCCACCTCGTGCAGCACCTCTTCCACCCGGCGTGGGGAGATCCCGTTGCTGTGGGCCAGGGCGGACAGGTGGGCCGCGGCGGTGCGTCCGCCGTGGACCTGGCCTGCGTCGAGGAGGGCGCCGACGTGCCGCAGCCCGCGCGGGTGGCTGCGGAAGGGGACACCGCTGACTGTGGCACCGCCGCCGGTGGGCGTGTCCAGGCCGAGGATCATCCGCAGGGTGGTGGTCTTGCCGGCTCCGTTGGGGCCGAGGAATCCGGTGACCTGACCCGGTCGCACGGTGAAGGACAGCTGGTCGACTGCGGTCTTGTCGCCGTAGCGCTTGGTGAGTTCGTTGACTTCGATCACAGGGACAACCCTGCCGGGAGGGCCCCGTCCGGTCATGGGGCCGTGGGCGGCAATCGAGCGGCCGGGTTCGCCCGTGGGCGTACGTCCGCGGGCCGATCCCCCAGGGGCGGTAGCTGGATACTCTCGCGGGATGGACGTCATACCGACCACCCCGTTGCCCTCGCGCGTCGCACGGCGCGGTCTCCCTCTTGAGAGGCCACGCCAGCGATGACGAGAACGAAGACCATGGCCTGGGTGGGAGGCGCCCTATATCTCCTCGCGGTGGGTCTGCTCATCGGAGGCGTGCCGCGGGCTTCGGGCACCGTCCACGGTATCGGGGCACTGCTTGCCGCGAGTCTGCTCGTCGGTGTGCTGCGACGCATGCCGCTCCTGGCGCTATCCATTGCGCTCTTCGGATCCACCGCCGTGGTGGTGGGCGCCCCGAGCTCCGCCCGTGTGAACCTGTCGGCTTCGCACCAGGGCCAGTTCCTGTCGTATCTGGCGGTGGACCTCATCCTGGGTGTCATCGTCGCCATCTGCGCGCGGCGAGCCTCGATCGTCGCCGTGGCCGGATCCCTCATCGTCCAGCTCCTGATCATCGGCGGCTACGCGCACGGGGACAATCTGATCGTCAACGTCGTGATCGCCCTCCTGGCGATGGCAGCGGCCTGCACGGTCGGACTGCTGAGCCGTGAGCGCCGCGACCACGCGGTGGCACTGCGTTCACAGGAGGTGGCCGAGGCCGTGATCGCCGAACGGCTGCGGATCGCCCGGGAGTTGCACGACATGGTCGCGCACAGCATCGGCATCATCGCCATCCAGGCAGGGGCGGCGAGCCAAGTCATCCGGACCCGGCCCACGGAGGCCGGTGAGGCACTGCGGGCCATCGAGGCCACCAGCAGGGAGACCCTGTCGGGCCTTCGGCGCACCTTGGTGGCACTCCGTCAGGCAGACCCGGGTGCGGCGGCCTCGGGAGGGCAGGCAGCCCTCGCACCCTCGCCGGGTCTGGTGGACATCGACCGGCTGGCGGCGGCCACGGCCGACACGGGTGTCCATGTGGATGTGCGCCGCAGCGGGGAAGAGCGCCCCCTGCCGACCGATATCGACCTGTCCGCCTTCCGTATCGTTCAGGAGGCGCTGACCAACGTGGTCCGCCACGCGGGCACCGGACGCTGCCGGGTGCTCATCGACTACGGGTACGAGGAGCTGACCGTGGAGGTCGTCGACGATGGGCGCGGTGCCACCCAGAACGGATCCGCCCACGGCTTCGGCCTCGTGGGCATGCAGGAGCGGGTCGCCCTGCTGTCCGGCGACCTCAGCGCCGGGCCGCGCCCCGAGGGCGGGTTCCGGGTGACGGCCCGGCTGCCGCTGCCCGACCCCGTCAAAGTCGCGGTGGAGGCCCGATGACCACCGGTCCCGTACGCGTCGTACTCGCCGACGACCAGCCACTGGTGCGGTCCGGCCTGCGTCTGGTCATGGCCGATCACTCCGACCTGGAGGTCGTCGGCGAAGCCGCCACCGGCGCCGAGGCGGTCCAACTGGTCAGGGACATCAGCCCTGACGTCGTGGTAATGGACATCCGGATGCCCTGCATGGATGGGATCGAGGCCACCCGCCAGATCACCGCCGGCCCGTCCGCGACGCGCGTCCTCGTCCTGACCACGTTCGACGAGGACGACCACGTCTACGGCGCGCTGCGGGCCGGAGCGAGTGGCTTCGCGGTCAAGGACATGGCATTGAACGACATCCTCGCAGCCATCCGCGTGGTCGCCGTCGGCGATGCGCTGATCGCGCCGGGGGTCACGCGCCGGTTGATCGCCGACTTCGTCGGGAACCCCGCGCGGCGCTCTCCACGGCCGGTCGAGGGCATCACCGAGCGGGAACAGGAGGTCCTGACCCTCATCGGGCGCGGCCGGACGAACACTGAGATCGCGGAGGACCTCTTCATCACGGTGGCCACCGCCAAGTCGCACGTGTCACGCCTCCTCACCAAACTGGGCGCCCGGGACAGGGTCCAGCTCGTGATCACCGCCTATGAGATGGGGCTCGTCACTCTGCCCGGCTGAGCAAGCACCACTGCTCCGGCCAGGCCCGGAGTGTCACGCCCAGGTGCTTGCTGTCTCACCCTGCGGCGTGCGCGGGCCGGGCACCGTCGCCCGGATGGACAGGTCCAGATCTAGGCGGCTGTTCATGTCCAGTCGAACCGGCCGTACGGATTCACATGGGTCCAGAACAGCGCCGACAGCGCCCTGCGGTCCGCGTCGGTAAGCTTGTCCGCCCACTTCGGATCGGCTAGGACCTCCTTGGACAACACCCGGAGGCATCGCAGGCAGCAGAGGATGGAGGACGACGACGTGAAGCGACGCAAGGTGTTCACCCTCGCGGCGGCCACGGCGGGGTTCGCCGTGCTGCCCGGTATCGCGCAGGCCCGGGAGGGCATCGACAGCGGTCTGGATGCCGACGGCGCTGGGGATCTCGCCTACCTCGAGGGCGCCTTCGAGCGGCACCGGGGCGGCTACCACGGGCGGGGCCCCCGACGCGGTCCTGGGCGAGATGCGGGAGGACCTGGCGCTCCTCGCCACCGTGCTGCGCCGGCCCCACCCCGCGCGGGACCGCACCGACCTGGCGCGCACGGCCGCCGGGATCTCCGGCCTGGTCGCGATCGTCCAGCACGACCGCGGCGACCAGGCCGACGCGCACCGCTGGTTCGCCACCGCGGCGAAAGCCGCCCGCGAGTCCGGGGACCGGCGGATGACCGCCTGGGTCCTGGGTCGGCACGCCATGGTCGGCCTGAACTACGGCGTCCCGGGGCAGGCCGCCCGCATTGCCGCACAGGCCCGCCGGGAGGCCGGCGCCCGCCCGTCCGGCGCGGCCGCGCTTGCGGCCGCCGTCAACGCCCGCGCCCTGGCCGCCGTCGGCGACTTGCCCGGTGTCCGCCGAGCGGTGGACGACGTCCGCACGCTGGCCGAACAGCTCGACGGCCCCGAGTCGGCGGACACCTGGTTCGGATACCCGGCCCAGAAGCACGCGGTACACCTCTCCCAGGCGTACACGCTGCTCGGCGGCACCCGCTCCGCGTACCGGGCACAGGACGAAGCCCTGGGCCTCACGACCTCGCCATCGGTCATGACCCGCGCGCTGATCGCCATGGACACCGCCGCATGCCTGCGGGTCGACGGAGATCCGGGCGCGGCTGCCGCGATGGCCGCCGCCGTCTACGACCGGCTACCGCCCGCATACCGGACCGGCCTGGTGCACTCCCGGGCCCAGCTGCTCCACCGGCACCTGGACGGAGCCCCGCGCCAACTACTCGGCGACGCCCTCGCCTGATCGACCCATTGGGTCTCACAGGTGCACGCAAGAACTTCCTGAACGCCCCTTCTGGACACGTAATTGACCCCGGATTCCAGCTCCCGGGCGTGTCGCGGGGGGTGTGCGGAAACGGATCGATTGATGAACAGCCCGAACAGCAAGAAACCCCCACCGCGAGAGCGGTGAGGGCGAGGTGCGGGGTACCAGTTCGGGAACTACGTACCCCGCGTCCGCGCGCTGGCGCTACGGTCGCTCCACTCGATCCCAGGGGACGCACATGCGCAGACGAATCGCCGCCATCCTCCTCGCCTCGCTTGCCCTCGCCGGCTGCAGTGGTGAGGCTCCACCCAAGCCGGACGCCAATCCGACCGCACGGCCCTCGGCGACTGGGTCCGCGGGTGCGCTGGCGCTCGGGACGAGGGTTGAGACCGTCGGAGCTGGCGGCCTCGGGCGTCTCGAGCTGACCCCCACTTCGATCGCCTACCTGGAGGCCGGGTCGACCTCCGAGAAGCCGCAGGCCGAAGGCTTCGTGTTCGTCACGGTCAAGGTGGTAGCGACGGCTCCGGTGGGCACCGCTCAGACTTCGCCGATCAGTAATGGCGGGTGGAGTTGGGTCGCCCCGGATGGGGAGGCCATCAAGCAGGGCAACGGTTCGGCCTTCAACGTGGTCGCTGAGAGCTTCAATGCGAGCTTCATCTCGCCCGGGACATTCGATTGGGCCGGCGTCGTCTTCGATGTCAAGGTGACGCAGGCGGGCGGCATGCTCCTCTACACCGATGGCGCTGGGCAGGCGTACCGCTGGGCGATGCCGAAGACCGACTCGGGCCCGCAGGTCGCACAGATCAAGCAGGAGCTCGCGCCTTGACGCAGCGAATCGCCCCCACCTCAAAGAATCCCGATCGGCGATCCACCTACGAAGGATGTTCACGGCCATCAATGTTCGCGGTGCCGCGATGCCTCGAGAAGGCTCGGCAAAATGCCCCACCGCAGGCCAGGGTTACGGCCAAGGGGCCGGACGGCTAATCTGAGGTATTGACCGTGGATCTGCTCAACGACACGTACGACGGCCCCAGGGCTGGGGTTCCTGCCGAGATCTGGAAAGTTGTGGCGCTCGCCGCGACCATCGCCGGAGACATCGGCATCACCTACGCCACGCCTGACCCACGCCCGATGTAGCCCTCCTCGGACGGGTTGTCAGACCTCCTGCGAAACTTCGGCGATGAGCACCATGCGCCGCCCGCTTGGGCACGGACCGTTCCCCACCGTTGCCGACCAGGAGTCACCGGTGGCTCCCCGAGGGACCGCCGCGGAGCGCGTCGCGCAGGACGAGCTCCGCCCGTCGGTCCTGGCGTCGGCTACCTCCGCCTCGTCTGGGCGCCGGCCGCTGGGGGAGGGGCCCCGCAGCTGACGGACCACGCTGGGCAAGCCTGCGAAGGAGAGGAGGGCAACCCCTTGACCGGCAAGGGTTCCACGGCGGGCAAGGGGGCGCTCCACCTCGCCGCCCGCGGCGAAGGGCTGTCCCGAGCCCTCCTCCCCACGGGAGGATCGGGCGCGTGATCGGGGTCCAGCCAAGGTGAGCTCAAAAGTGGCAATGGGATGATCTTGATGTGTCTGTAGGGCGGTCACCAGGGCCGTCTGTCGTCGGCTGAGTCGATCGGCTCAGCCGGCTCCTGGCGGGGATCACCGCACGTCCGCTTCGAGCTGGGTCGGAATGCGGCTGGCGCGGAGTTCGCGCAGGTCGGGGATGTGGTTGTAGAGGGTTCCCGGGCTCACTCCGAGCATTTTGGCGATCGAGGTGATGGAGTGCTCGGGGTTGGGCAGCAGATCCCGGGCCATTCGGAGGATCTTCTCGTCGACCACGGTGGGGCGTCCGCCGACCTTGCCTCGGGCGCGGGCGGCGGCCAGGCCTTCGCGAGTGCCGGAGACGATGAGTTCGCGGATGAACTCCGCCAGGGCGGCGAAGACGTGGGAGACGAGCCGGCCGCCGGGGGTGGTGGTGTCCAGGTTCTCGTGCAGCGAGGTGAACCCGATCTCCCGCTTGCGCAGTTCGCCGACCATGGCGATCAGGTCCTGCAGGGAGCGGCCGTAGCGGTCGAGGGCGGGGACCACCAGGGTGTCGCCCGGGGCGAGGAAGGCGTGGCACGCCTTCAGTTCGGGCCGCAGGTCGTTCTTCCCCGACTTCTTGTCGGCGAAGATCCGGCGACAGCCCGCCGCGGTGAGGGCGTCGATCTGGCGGTCGAGCTTCTGTCCGCCGGTGGACACCCGTGCGTAGCCGAGGCGGATCTCGGTGCGGACGGCGGGCTCGGCGACCAGGAGTTCGAACTGGGCGTCTTCAAGTGGCGTGCACGCCCGGAATCCTGTCAGAAAACGGTGACCGGGGGTTGTTGAACCGTCTGGGCTTTTGAAGGAGTTTTTGAAGGTTCTGGAGGCGTCTTGGTGGCCCGCCTGGCAATCTTCAATAAACGTTGGTTTTCTGAAGCGTGGAGAGCGAAGCCAGCTGCTATCGCGATCTTCATTGCTGCTGTGGGGTGGCCCGTCGCTGGCCTGGTCATCCGCCGGTGAACCTCACCGTGGGGGCGCGACCAGGCCGATCTCGTAGGCGAGGATGACGAGGTGGACCCGGTCGCGTGCGTCGAGTTTGGTGAAGAGCCGTGCGAGGTGGGCCTTGGCGGTGGCCACGCTGATGGTGAGCTCGTCGGCGATCTCGGTGTTGGACAGGCCGCGGCCGACGAGGGTCAGGACCTCGCGTTCCCGGTCGGTGATGCCGTCGACCACCGCCCGGCGGGTAGTGGCGGCGGGTTCGGGGCGTGCCGCGAACTCCTCGATGAGACGGCGGGTGACGCTCGGAGCTATGAGGGCATCTCCGGCGGCGACGACCCTGATCCCGTCGAGGATGGTCTTCAGCGGCATGTCCTTGACGAGGAAGCCGCTCGCTCCGGCGCGAAGCGCGCCATAGACGTATTCGTCGTCGTCGAAGGTGGTGAGGACGAGGACGCGGGTCTTCGACTCTGGATCCGCGTTGATCCGGCCGGTGGCCTCGATGCCGTCCATGCCGGGCATGCGGATGTCCATGATGGCGACGTCCGGCCGTAGCCGTTGGACCAGTTCCACCGCCTCGGCACCGTTCCCGGCCTCCCCTGCTACCTCCAGGTCGGGGGTGTCGGCGATGAGGACGCGCAGGCCGGAACGGATCAGGGGCTGGTCGTCGACCAGAACGACACGGATCATCGGCCTGCCTCCACAGACACCGGAAGCCGAGCTGCCACGCGGAAGCCGCCTTCCGGACGTGGGCCGGCGCTGAACTCGCCGTGTAGCAGACTGACCCGTTCGCGCATTCCGGCGATGCCGTATCCGGATTCTGCGACGGTGCCGCCCGAGCCGAGGTCGACGATATCGACGGCCAGCTCGTCGGGGCGGTAGTCGACCGTGACGCTGCAGTCCCGGGTGCCGGAATGCCGCACGACGTTGGTGACCGCCTCCTGGACGATGCGGAAGGCCGCCAGGTCGACGTCGGAGGGCAAGTCGCGACGTTCACCCCGCCACCGGACGTCGACCCGGACCCCGGCGGCCGCGGTCTTCCCGACCAGCTGCCCGAGGGCCGCCAGACCAGGGAGCGGATCCAGCGGCGCGGACTCCGGGTCACTGCGGCGCAGCGCGCCGAGCATCCGCCGCAGGCCGGCGAGGGTCTCTCTGCTGGTGGCCTCGATGGCGTCCAGCGCGTTGCGCGTCTCGGCGGGCTGGGTGTCCATGACCAGGCTGCCCACGCCGGCCTGGATGGCGATGATGCCGATGTTGTGGGCGACCATGTCGTGCAGCTCCCGGGCGATCCGCAGCCGCTCGGCCGTTACCGCCTGCTGCGTGGCCTGGGCGCGAACCGTGTCCGCGTGTGCCCGGTTCTGATGAATCGTGTTGCCGATCAGCCAGGCGATGACGACGGTCGACGCCAGGGCGGCCGGCACCGAGAGGTTGAAGGCGTACCCGCTTCCCAGCCGCCAGACCGTGTACGCGACCAGCACGCCGACCGGGAGCACGGCCGCGAGGACCGAGACCCGCCGTGAGCGGGTCGCCGCGGCGTAGCCCACGGCCGCGTCGGCCAGCAGGAAGAGCACGACCGGCGTCGCCCGCACCTCCATCCCGAGCGAGAACACGGCGCCCGCGAGCGCGATGGCCACGGCCGCCAGCGGCGCGCGGAACAGCAGCAGCGCGCCCAGGGTCGTGACGACGGCGGTGACCAGCAGCGGTGCGTCCTCGATGTTGCCGTGGTACCGGAGCAGACGCTGCATTTCATCCGGCCGCTGGAACGTGCGTGCCAGGATGAGGGTCGACCAGAAGGCCGCCACCCACACACCCGGTGGCACGCGTTTGAGCAGGGGTGGATGGGGAGTGGCGATCATCAGCCGATCCTATCGACGCGCTCCCACCGGGGCATTGACCCACGGGTGTAATCCCCCGGGCTACCAGCAGGGCTCACAAGTGTGAACCACCGGCCGATGCCGGCTCCTTGCCCTCCCCGGCAGCTTGGACCCATGATCGAATCCACCCGGCTGACCAAGCGGTACGGCGACACCGTCGCCGTAGACAACCTGACCTTCACTGTGGAACCGGGCAAGGTCACCGGCTTCCTCGGCCCGAACGGCGCAGGCAAGTCCACCACACTGCGGATGATTCTGGGCCTGAACGCTCCCACCAGCGGGTCCGTCACCGTGGACGGGGTTCCCTTCTCGCACCGCCCGCGCGGACTGCGTCACGTCGGCGCGCTGTTGGACGCCCAGGATGTCCACGGCGGACGCACCGCACAGGCGCACCTGTCCGCCCTGGCCCGTAGCAATCGCATCCCGCCTGCCCGCGTGGACGAGGTCCTCCAAGAGGTCGGGCTGGCCAAGGCGGCGCGGCGCCGGATCGGAGGGTTCTCCCTCGGGATGAAGCAGCGTCTGGGCATCGCGGGCGCCCTGCTCGGCGATCCGCCGGTGCTGCTGTTCGACGAGCCCCTGAACGGTCTGGACCCCGAGGGCGTGCTGTGGGTGCGTGGCCTGTTCCGCCGTCTGGCGTCCGAGGGCCGCGCCGTGTTCGTCTCCAGCCACATGATGGCCGAGATGGAGCACACCGCCGACCGGCTCATCGTCATCGGCCAGGGCCGACTGATCGCCGACGAGAGCCTGGAGGACTTCTCAGCCCGCAACGCCTCCCTGGGCGTGACCGTGCACACGCCTGACCTGGCGGGCCTGGAGGCCCTGCTGATCGCCGAGGGTGCGTCGGTATGCCGGGAGAGCGACCAGGCGGGCCGGGTCACCGGCCTGACCGCAGCCCGGATCGGCGACCTCGCCCACCGGCACCGCATCGTGCTGCACGAGCTCGCCACCCACACCTCGTCCCTGGAGTCGGCGTTCATGTCCCTCACCGCCGACAGCGTCGAATACCTCGCAGGAGAAGCCCGATGAGCACCATGACGATCTCCGGCACCCGGCT is a window of Streptomyces subrutilus DNA encoding:
- a CDS encoding sensor histidine kinase; amino-acid sequence: MIATPHPPLLKRVPPGVWVAAFWSTLILARTFQRPDEMQRLLRYHGNIEDAPLLVTAVVTTLGALLLFRAPLAAVAIALAGAVFSLGMEVRATPVVLFLLADAAVGYAAATRSRRVSVLAAVLPVGVLVAYTVWRLGSGYAFNLSVPAALASTVVIAWLIGNTIHQNRAHADTVRAQATQQAVTAERLRIARELHDMVAHNIGIIAIQAGVGSLVMDTQPAETRNALDAIEATSRETLAGLRRMLGALRRSDPESAPLDPLPGLAALGQLVGKTAAAGVRVDVRWRGERRDLPSDVDLAAFRIVQEAVTNVVRHSGTRDCSVTVDYRPDELAVDIVDLGSGGTVAESGYGIAGMRERVSLLHGEFSAGPRPEGGFRVAARLPVSVEAGR
- a CDS encoding ABC transporter ATP-binding protein, encoding MIESTRLTKRYGDTVAVDNLTFTVEPGKVTGFLGPNGAGKSTTLRMILGLNAPTSGSVTVDGVPFSHRPRGLRHVGALLDAQDVHGGRTAQAHLSALARSNRIPPARVDEVLQEVGLAKAARRRIGGFSLGMKQRLGIAGALLGDPPVLLFDEPLNGLDPEGVLWVRGLFRRLASEGRAVFVSSHMMAEMEHTADRLIVIGQGRLIADESLEDFSARNASLGVTVHTPDLAGLEALLIAEGASVCRESDQAGRVTGLTAARIGDLAHRHRIVLHELATHTSSLESAFMSLTADSVEYLAGEAR